In Leptotrichia sp. OH3620_COT-345, the following proteins share a genomic window:
- a CDS encoding YdcF family protein → MLSKSKKILKIMFILFLILFVFIQFLIISGMKDESNEKVDYVVILGGRVYGNVPSASLKERIKTAAEYLKKHPEVKAVASGGKGKGEDISEAEVIKKELIKRGINENSILSEDKSRTTVENLKFSIKKINSTENKNGNFKILIVTNEYHLYRAKKIAEKLGIKAYGLSAKTPLISVPKSHIREFAAIIKYYFKKNNIK, encoded by the coding sequence ATGCTATCGAAAAGTAAAAAAATATTGAAAATTATGTTTATTTTATTTTTAATACTCTTTGTTTTTATACAGTTTCTTATTATTTCAGGAATGAAAGATGAGAGTAATGAAAAAGTTGATTATGTCGTAATTTTAGGAGGAAGAGTTTACGGAAATGTTCCTTCCGCCTCTTTGAAAGAACGAATAAAAACAGCAGCGGAATATTTAAAGAAACATCCTGAGGTTAAAGCGGTCGCTTCAGGGGGAAAAGGAAAAGGGGAAGATATTTCAGAAGCTGAAGTAATAAAAAAAGAATTAATTAAAAGAGGAATAAATGAAAACAGTATTTTATCTGAAGATAAATCCCGTACAACTGTGGAAAATTTAAAATTCAGTATAAAAAAAATAAATTCAACTGAAAATAAAAATGGAAATTTTAAAATACTTATCGTAACTAACGAATATCATTTATACAGGGCAAAAAAAATTGCTGAAAAATTAGGAATTAAAGCCTATGGTCTGAGTGCCAAAACTCCTTTAATTTCTGTTCCGAAATCTCATATAAGGGAATTTGCAGCAATAATAAAATATTATTTTAAAAAAAATAATATAAAATAA